From Bradyrhizobium sp. AZCC 1610:
GCTGTTTCCGGCCGCCAAGCGATGAAATCTCAAATCAACCTCCGCAACGCCGTCGTGGCGCTCGTCGCGCTTGGCCTCGCGCTTTTGCCGGTCTATTCCGCGGCGACCGGCAACATCTTCATCCTGACGCTGTTCACCCGCATCGTCATCTTTGCGCTCGCCGCCGCCAGCCTCAATCTCATCATGGGCTACGGTGGCATGATGAGTTTTGGCCATGCCGCCTATCTCGGCATTGGCGGTTATGCGGTGGGCATCCTCGCCCATGAAGGCATCGGCTCCGGCTTCATCCAGTGGCCGGTCGCGCTGGCGCTGTCGGCGCTTTATGCGCTCGTGATCGGTGCGCTTAGCCTGCGCACCCGCGGCGTCTATTTCATCATGATCACGCTCGCCTTCGCGCAGATGGCCTATTACATCGCCTCGGGTCTTTCTCGCTATGGCGGCGATGACGGCCTCACCATCTACAAGCGCAGCACTTTCGGCGGCCTGATCGACCTGTCGAACCGCGTGCAGTTCTACTACCTCTGCCTCGCCTGCCTGTTCGGCGGCGTCTATCTGATCTGGCGTATCATCAATTCTCGCTTCGGCATGGTGGTGCAGGGCGTGCGTTCCAACGAGCAGCGCATGCAGGCGATCGGTTTTCATGCCAACAGATATCGTCTCGTCTGTTTCGTCATCTCAGGCACCATCTGCGGCCTTGCCGGCGCGCTGCTGGCCAACAATACCGACTTCATCAGCCCGGCCGGGATGTACTGGACCCGTTCCGGCGAACTCATGGTGATGGTGGTGTTCGGCGGCATGGGCTCGCTGTTCGGGCCTGTCCTGGGCACCATCGTGTTCCTCCTGCTGGAAGAAGTCCTGTCGCAGTTCACCGAATACTGGGCGTTGATCATGGGCCCGCTGTTGCTGCTGATCGTGCTGTTCGCGCGCGGCGGCATCATGGGTTTGCTGGGGAGGTTGAGCCGTGCCTGATCCCTTGCTCCGCGTCGAAAACCTGGTCCGCAGCTTTGGTGGCATCAAGGCCACCGACAATCTGTCGCTCGACGTCGTGCCGGGCGAACTGCACGCCATTATCGGCCCCAACGGCGCCGGCAAGACCACGCTGATCAGCCAGTTGACCGGACAGTTGACGCCGAATTCCGGCACCATTCACTTCGCCGGCCGTGACGTCACCCGGCTGCCGTCCTATCAGCGCAGCCGGCTCGGGCTGGCGCGCTCGTTCCAGATCACTTCGCTGCTGCCGGATTTCACGGCCGCCGACAATGTCGCGCTCGCAGCCCAAGCGCATGACGGACACTCGTTCCGATTCTGGGGCAGTGCGCGCAAGGAAAAGCATCTTCGCGATGCGGCGCAGGCCGCGTTGACGCGGGTGGGGCTCGCCCAGCGGGGCGATGTGCCGGTGTCCGAATTGAGCCACGGCGAACAGCGCGAGCTTGAGCTGGCGGTAGCGCTCGCCACAAAACCGCAATTGCTGCTGCTGGACGAGCCGATGGCTGGCCTCGGCGTCACCGAATCGGCGCGCATGGTGGCGCTGCTGAAGGAATTGCGGAAGGAAGTCACCATCGTGCTGGTCGAGCACGACATGGAAGCGGTGTTCGCGCTCGCCGACCGCATCACCGTGCTGGTCTATGGCCGCGTGATCGCGTCCGGCGATCCCGACGCCATCAGGAACAACGAGGAAGTCAAGCGCGCCTATCTCGGCGACCAGCATGTGGTGGTCGGTCATGGCTGAAACCTTGCTGGAAATCGACGGCATCGAGACCTGCTACGGCCTCAGCCAGGTGCTGTTCGGGCTTTCGTTGAAGGTCCAATCGGGCGAGATGGTCGCCCTGATGGGCCGCAACGGCATGGGCAAGACCACCACCATCCGTTCCATCATGGGCATGACGCCGGCCCGTGCCGGCAAGGTCCGCTTCGCGGGCGAGGAAGTGCGCAGCCTGCCGTCGTACAAGATTGCAAAGCTCGGCATCGGCCTGGTGCCGGAAGGCCGCCAGATCTTTCCGAACCTGACGGTGTACGAAAATCTGGTGGCGGCGTCGGGCAATCGCGCCGGCAATTCCGATCCCTGGACCATCGAGAAAATCCATGCGCTGTTTCCACGGCTCGCCGAGCGCGGCAGCAACATGGGCGTCACCCTGTCCGGCGGCGAGCAGCAGATGCTGGCGATCGGCCGCGCGCTGATGACCAATCCAAAACTGTTGATCCTGGACGAAGCCACTGAAGGCCTCGCGCCGCTGATCCGCGAGGAAATCTGGAACTGCCTGTCGATGCTGAAGGGGCGCGGTCAGTCGGTGCTGGTCATCGACAAGAACGTCGCCAACCTCTCCCGCATCGCCGACCGCCACTACATCATCGAGCGCGGGCGGACGGTGTGGAGCGGGACCAGCGAGCAGTTGATTGCGGAGCCGGATCTGCAGCACCGGTATTTGGGGATTTGAGACGGTATTCCCGCCGTCATTGCGAGCGCAGCGAAGCAATCCATTTATCCACTTGCCGAGGCATGGATTGCTTCGTCGCTGAGCTCCTCGCAATGACGAGTTGAGAGGGCGGAGCAAGCCTCCTCAAAACATCTCGAAATATTCGCGGTGCTCCCAGTCCGACACCTCGGCTTGAAACCGCTCGATCTCGGCGTTCTTGATATGAACGTAGTAATCGACGAACTCGGGCCCGAACGCACCGCGGAAAAACGGATCGTCCTGCAGCGCGAACACGGCCTCGCGCAGGCTCTTCGGCAACAGCGCCGCCTTGGTTTCGTAAGGCGTATCCGCCGATGGCCCCGGATCGAGCTTGCGGTCGACGCCGTCTAGCCCTGAGAGAATTTGCGAGGCCATGTAGAGATAGGGATTGGCCGCGGGCTCGCCGATCCGGTTTTCCAGCCGCGTCGCAGTGTCGCCCGCGCCGCCGAGCACGCGGATCATGACGCCGCGGTTGTCGCGACCCCAGATCGCGCGATCCGGTGCCAGCGAGTAGGAGCGGTAGCGCTTGTAGCCGTTGATGGTCGGCGTCGTGAACACGGTTGACGCGCGCGCGTGCTCCAGAAGTCCCGCAAGATAGTGTTTTGCGAACGGGCTCAGCACCTCGTCCTTGTCGCTGGCCATGAACGCGTTCTCGCCGCTTGCGCGCGACACCAGCGATTGATGCAGGTGCCAGCCGGAAGCAAATACATTGGGCAGTTTCGGCCGGCACATGAAGGTCGCGTGATAACCATGGCGACGGGCGGTCTGCTTCACGGCGCTACGAAACAGCACCATGTTGTCTGCGGGAGCGAGGCCCTTGGTCGGCTGGAAGGTGAATTCGCACTGGCTTGGGCCGAACTCGACCTCGACCGACCGCAAGGGCAGGCCGAGCGCCAGCACGTCGCGGCGGATAATTTCGAGCGCCGGCTCCATCTGGTCGTAGCGCTGCTCGGTCAGGTATTGGTAGCCGTGCGATAGCAGGCTGACGGATGGCGGACGCCCGGGCTGGCCGGCATCCTCCGGCGTCATGTGCGCGTCGTCGAGCTTGAAAAGGTGGAATTCGACCTCAAGGCCTGCGACGAAATCGTAACCGCGGCTGCCCAGTTGATCGAGCACCTTGCGATAGAGATGCCGCGTGGCAAACGGCACCGGGCGGCCGTCGCTGAAATAGAGGTCACACAGCAGCCAGCCCGTGGTCGGCGCCCACGGCAGCACGCGAAATGTTGTCGGGTCGGCCACCATCAACACGTCGGCGGCGCCTTCCATCTCCTTCATGCCAAAACCGCCGCCGGCGGTGAACACCGGGAACACCGTCTTGTGCGAGGTGTCCTTGGCGAGCATCGTGGTGGTGATGGAGCAGCCGCTCTCCAGCGACGCAATCGCTTCAGATGCGACCAGCGTCTTGCCGCGGAGGATGCCGTGCTGATCGGGGAATGAAAGCCTGACGACTTCGAGCTTCTGCTCTTCGACGATCTTGCGCAGGCGGCTGGCGGCCTCCTGCTGTTCTTTCGACCACAGACCGTGACGTTCAACGAAACTCAACGCGTCACTCCCCGAGTCTGAATTGAACAATTGAAATTGCTATATCGGCCGTCATTGCGAGCGCAGCGAAGCAATCCATAGTGCCGCAAGCGTTGGCATGGATTGCTTCGCTGCGCTCGCAATGACGGAGGAGAGACCATCACTCCGCCGCCGACAAATGCCGGATCTTGCCGGCGATCTCGGTCGGCACCGGCGCGGCCCAGGGCGCACCGCGGCGTCGCTTCACGTCGACTTCCATCCAGTAAATTTCCCAACCGCGCGTCGGCCCGATGCCGTCCATGGTTGCCGGGCCCTGGATGCTGCGCGCATGCGCGGCGTCCAGGAACATGAACGGCTTCTCGCCGCCGACAACCTTTTCGATCTCCTGCCGCAGCAGGCGGCGATACTGCACGATCGCCTTGTCCGATGTGCCGAGATGCTCGTTGGTGCGGTCCTGGATCGCGCCCATCGATTCCACCGCCCACTGGTCGTGCACGTTGATGTCGGTCCCCATGCCGGTATAGGTCTCGGTCGCCTGTTCGTGCGGATCGAAGCCGTAATCGTTGCTCTTGTTCTTGCGCGATTTGTAATCCGGCAGCTCGTACAATTCGAGCCGCTGGTCGCGCATCTTCTTCTTGTCGACCGGCGCTGTGTAGCTGGTGAAGATCGCGTACCAGTAGCAGTTCTCGTCATCGACAGGCACGTGCCACTGCGTGATCGTCATCTCCTGACTCATCGGAATGACGAAGCCGTGCGGGAAGAGCTGGTTGGTGACGCGCACATGCGTCCGTTCCTCGTCGATCTCACGCAGCGCGATCAGGCGCAGTCCGTATTCGGTGTGCTCGACATTGATGATCGGATTGTCGTATTCGCGCAAAATCTTCGTCATCGGCATATCGCTTCCGGCGGAAGCGCCGCGGAACTGCTTGCCATAGGCAGTGGAAGTGTCCTCGTCCTCGAAGAAGCGGTGCAGGAACGAGGCGTGGGCCGGATCGATGCCGACTTCCAGCGCCTGCAGCCAGTTGCAATTGATGTGGCCCTTGAACGCAAAGGTATGGCTGTCGGGCGCGACAAAACAGTCGATCTCAGGAAATGCCGGCGGTTCGCCTTCGCCCAGATATGCCCAGAGGATGCCGCTCTTCTCGACCACGGGATACGAGCGCTGCTTGATGCCATGGCAAAGCTTTGAGTCCTTTGGCTCTGCGGGCGTCTCCAGGCATTGGCCTGAGACGTCGAACAGCCAGCCATGGAAGGCGCAGCGCAGCCCGCCATTCTCCAACCGGCCGAAGGCGAGGTCGGCGCCGCGATGTGCGCAGTGGCGATCGATCAGGCCGTAGTGGCCTCCCTCGTCGCGAAACAGCACGAGGTTTTCGCCGAGCAGTTTGACCGGCCGAACCGGCCGCGGACCCTGCAGCTCATCCACCAGCGCCGCCGGCTGCCAGTACATCCGCATCAGCTTGCCGCAGGGGTCCTTGCGCCCGGTGCGGGTAATCAGGTCGTTCGCTTCCTGGCTCATCATGGCGAGAGGTCTCCGGGAGATTTGTTCGCTTATTGAACTTCTGTGCGATTTTAGCGTAGGCTGAGCGTTAGGCAAGCGGATTATGGAGGCAGCGATGCCGAAGCTTAAGCGCGTGGGGGACGCAGACAACCGCGGCGCGACCGATTTCATCGAAAGCCTCGATCGCGGCCTGCGCGTGCTGGAGGTGTTCGGCGGCAGCCGGCAGCCGATGACGTTGAGCGATCTTGCCAAGGCCGCCGACCTGCCGCGCGCGACCGCGCGGCGGATTCTCTTCACGCTCGAACGCGCCGGCTTCGTCGCAACCGACGGCAAGCTGTTCCGCCTGATGCCGCGTGTGCTGGTGCTGGCCTCCAGCTATCTCGCTTCCAACCATGTCGTCTCGGTGCTGCAGCCTGCGCTCGACCGGCTCTCGGCCGAGGCACAGGAAATTTCGTCGATGGCGATCCTCGACGGCAACGACGTCGTCTTCATCGCGCGCGCCAGCCCGACGCGGATATTTTCCGCAGGCATCGACATCGGCTACCGATTGCCGGCGTTCTGCACCTCGGTCGGCCGTGCGCTGCTGTTGCGGCTGCCTGACGACGAACTGGCCGCGGCGCTCGACAAAATGGACCTCGTGCCGCTGACGCCGTTCACCGTCACCGACAAGAAGCTGTTGCTGAAAACGATCATCGCCGATCGCGCGAAAGGCTATTCGCTGGTCGATCGCGAAGCCGAGCCCGGCTTTCGCTCGATCTCGGTACCGATCCGCCGCTATGACGGCGCGATCGTCGCCGCCATCAACATGGGCGCGCATGTCGACCGCGTGTCGTCAGCCGAGATGGTGGAACGCTTCCTGCCGCGTTTGCGCGAGGCGGCGGCCTCGGTCAAGTCGATACTGGTATGAGCCCGAAATGGCTGGCGATGTAGTGTGCGGTCACTTCCGCCGGGACCGCCTCCGTATCCAGCTTGAGGCAATCGGGCCGCGGCACGGCGGTGAGGTCGTAGTGGTCGAGCTCCCGGATCAAATGTTCCCCTGAAGTCATCTTGCGTCGCGCCACCCGGTCGGGATTGCCGACCCTGCGCAAGGCTTCTTCGCGCGAACAGTGCAGGAAGACCGGATGCAATTTTGCGCCGCGACGTTGCACGATCTCCTCGAACCGCCCGAATTGCGGACGGTCGTCAGGTTCGGCATAGCAGAAGGTCGTGACCAGCAGCGGCACGCCGTGTTCGGCGGCAGCGTCGATGGCCGAACACCTGACGTTATGGACAAGCTCCCAGAATCCGGGCGCGCCGAACTCGAAGATCGTGCGCGCGAGGTCGATGGCGGCGTGATTGTCCATCAGCCGCCCCGGCACAATCCGGAGCAGCGCCTTTGCAACCGTCAGCTTGCCGACCGCGGGCGCCCCATGGAGAAAAAGCAGTTTCATGCGCCATCAGTATCGCGAACAGTTCGATCCGCGGGAATCGGGAATTGTAGTGCCGTGAAACAATTTTCAGGCGGCCCAGACGCGTTATGGAGAGGGCAACCGCTTGAGCGCAGCTTCAATCGCTTCGAACTTGGCGACGATCTGCGGGGTCACGACATAGCGAAGCGTGCCGGCGACCGACAGGCCGACGACCATCGCAATGATCGTGTATTGCGTCGTCAATACGGCCAGCAGTATCGCGCGCAGCCGGCGCCGCCGGACTTTTGGCGCCTTGGCGGCAGCAAGGAGATGAGCGTCTTCGCCTTTAACCGTACTCATGCGGTCCGACCGGACATGACCGCACTCAGTATTCGGAAAGGAGCTGATCGAGGCGGGACTGGAGCCGCCGGTTGGCCTGCTCGCTGGCGCGCAGCTTGCGCGCCCAGGCCAGCGGAACGACGCCGCTCTCCTCATGCACATTGGCGAACACCAGGCCCGCCGCATCGCGGCTGCGCCAGACGAGGCGCGCCGTACACGAGATTGCTTTGCGCTCGATTTCGAAGTCCACCTCGTCGGGGACGAGGGCCGCGCCTTCAAATTCGATCTTCGCGCCAAACATGCTGAAGTTGCGCACGGCGCAGGCGATCGTCGAGCTGCGGCCGTTGAAGGTGACGAGGCCGCCGTAATAGACGCGGTTTCTGGGTAGCTGACGGCGATCGAGCATGGTTCCTCTCTCTTCGGTTAACGAATTGGTAACACAATTCAAGGGTGTGTTGCTGCGTGAAACTCACGTGGTGGTTAATGCTGCCACGCGGTTGTGCGGGCGGAATCCGCCTCTATAGGTGGTTATTGCGAGGAGGTCAGGACACCGCGCTGTGCAGGCCGAACGCGTGCTTGTCGTGCAGCACCGGCGCCACCGCATCGCTCAGCCGCGCCGCCGCCGCATCGACGGAAAGCCCCGCGGTATCGAC
This genomic window contains:
- a CDS encoding branched-chain amino acid ABC transporter permease; translated protein: MKSQINLRNAVVALVALGLALLPVYSAATGNIFILTLFTRIVIFALAAASLNLIMGYGGMMSFGHAAYLGIGGYAVGILAHEGIGSGFIQWPVALALSALYALVIGALSLRTRGVYFIMITLAFAQMAYYIASGLSRYGGDDGLTIYKRSTFGGLIDLSNRVQFYYLCLACLFGGVYLIWRIINSRFGMVVQGVRSNEQRMQAIGFHANRYRLVCFVISGTICGLAGALLANNTDFISPAGMYWTRSGELMVMVVFGGMGSLFGPVLGTIVFLLLEEVLSQFTEYWALIMGPLLLLIVLFARGGIMGLLGRLSRA
- a CDS encoding ABC transporter ATP-binding protein, yielding MPDPLLRVENLVRSFGGIKATDNLSLDVVPGELHAIIGPNGAGKTTLISQLTGQLTPNSGTIHFAGRDVTRLPSYQRSRLGLARSFQITSLLPDFTAADNVALAAQAHDGHSFRFWGSARKEKHLRDAAQAALTRVGLAQRGDVPVSELSHGEQRELELAVALATKPQLLLLDEPMAGLGVTESARMVALLKELRKEVTIVLVEHDMEAVFALADRITVLVYGRVIASGDPDAIRNNEEVKRAYLGDQHVVVGHG
- a CDS encoding ABC transporter ATP-binding protein, producing the protein MAETLLEIDGIETCYGLSQVLFGLSLKVQSGEMVALMGRNGMGKTTTIRSIMGMTPARAGKVRFAGEEVRSLPSYKIAKLGIGLVPEGRQIFPNLTVYENLVAASGNRAGNSDPWTIEKIHALFPRLAERGSNMGVTLSGGEQQMLAIGRALMTNPKLLILDEATEGLAPLIREEIWNCLSMLKGRGQSVLVIDKNVANLSRIADRHYIIERGRTVWSGTSEQLIAEPDLQHRYLGI
- a CDS encoding glutamine synthetase family protein yields the protein MSFVERHGLWSKEQQEAASRLRKIVEEQKLEVVRLSFPDQHGILRGKTLVASEAIASLESGCSITTTMLAKDTSHKTVFPVFTAGGGFGMKEMEGAADVLMVADPTTFRVLPWAPTTGWLLCDLYFSDGRPVPFATRHLYRKVLDQLGSRGYDFVAGLEVEFHLFKLDDAHMTPEDAGQPGRPPSVSLLSHGYQYLTEQRYDQMEPALEIIRRDVLALGLPLRSVEVEFGPSQCEFTFQPTKGLAPADNMVLFRSAVKQTARRHGYHATFMCRPKLPNVFASGWHLHQSLVSRASGENAFMASDKDEVLSPFAKHYLAGLLEHARASTVFTTPTINGYKRYRSYSLAPDRAIWGRDNRGVMIRVLGGAGDTATRLENRIGEPAANPYLYMASQILSGLDGVDRKLDPGPSADTPYETKAALLPKSLREAVFALQDDPFFRGAFGPEFVDYYVHIKNAEIERFQAEVSDWEHREYFEMF
- a CDS encoding aromatic ring-hydroxylating dioxygenase subunit alpha, whose amino-acid sequence is MMSQEANDLITRTGRKDPCGKLMRMYWQPAALVDELQGPRPVRPVKLLGENLVLFRDEGGHYGLIDRHCAHRGADLAFGRLENGGLRCAFHGWLFDVSGQCLETPAEPKDSKLCHGIKQRSYPVVEKSGILWAYLGEGEPPAFPEIDCFVAPDSHTFAFKGHINCNWLQALEVGIDPAHASFLHRFFEDEDTSTAYGKQFRGASAGSDMPMTKILREYDNPIINVEHTEYGLRLIALREIDEERTHVRVTNQLFPHGFVIPMSQEMTITQWHVPVDDENCYWYAIFTSYTAPVDKKKMRDQRLELYELPDYKSRKNKSNDYGFDPHEQATETYTGMGTDINVHDQWAVESMGAIQDRTNEHLGTSDKAIVQYRRLLRQEIEKVVGGEKPFMFLDAAHARSIQGPATMDGIGPTRGWEIYWMEVDVKRRRGAPWAAPVPTEIAGKIRHLSAAE
- a CDS encoding IclR family transcriptional regulator domain-containing protein, with translation MPKLKRVGDADNRGATDFIESLDRGLRVLEVFGGSRQPMTLSDLAKAADLPRATARRILFTLERAGFVATDGKLFRLMPRVLVLASSYLASNHVVSVLQPALDRLSAEAQEISSMAILDGNDVVFIARASPTRIFSAGIDIGYRLPAFCTSVGRALLLRLPDDELAAALDKMDLVPLTPFTVTDKKLLLKTIIADRAKGYSLVDREAEPGFRSISVPIRRYDGAIVAAINMGAHVDRVSSAEMVERFLPRLREAAASVKSILV
- a CDS encoding PilZ domain-containing protein — protein: MLDRRQLPRNRVYYGGLVTFNGRSSTIACAVRNFSMFGAKIEFEGAALVPDEVDFEIERKAISCTARLVWRSRDAAGLVFANVHEESGVVPLAWARKLRASEQANRRLQSRLDQLLSEY